Proteins encoded by one window of Marixanthomonas sp. SCSIO 43207:
- a CDS encoding helix-turn-helix domain-containing protein, producing the protein MEFGEYIRSLREKRNLLLREMAANLNMDVAYLSKIERGNRMARREQVVAFAKTLKEDENELIKLWMSEQIVLMLKNEKEHTEILKIAEENLNRLTKK; encoded by the coding sequence ATGGAATTTGGGGAATACATACGCTCATTGCGTGAAAAACGCAATTTGCTATTAAGGGAAATGGCTGCAAACCTAAATATGGACGTTGCCTATTTAAGCAAAATAGAAAGAGGAAATCGGATGGCAAGACGCGAACAAGTAGTTGCTTTTGCCAAAACATTAAAAGAAGATGAAAACGAATTAATTAAGCTATGGATGTCCGAACAAATTGTACTAATGCTCAAAAATGAAAAGGAACATACGGAAATCCTCAAAATAGCGGAAGAAAATTTAAATAGATTGACAAAAAAATAA
- a CDS encoding Piwi domain-containing protein, translating to MQEHLKTNILNFKWPNSAPTIYLTLEDMEGSHPIHNSKFSRQIKEVFPDADLSNTEQIFTTFTTVIPDAPSIKLNLVDGRELRIYKQFLKHQLRSYFKSKDYIVVKNFVGDVQVWMPSKKGNTADYNLYYKFSFKIQFAKLTDLPELIVSYDGTSKVLTTSVKDIEESELIKRCVYGQKTFNYQMDLDTEEKQEFYNAIQFDQAFPIFSLPLARALNIPIEEPVRPINKYQKYVALINNFATNYLFTEDFKAIFPFKTYAFIDVPLNRINHIDPQVGLLEFDKDQYGNKKTHLVPKLAMNNLNPYKRPNNQNIKFFFVYHTSHKEAIKTFYNNLKTGVTADKKYFKGIEAYVNIKASTSKEHFIEFTNESDPIPEIVEKLESLTFDHDNVRYAAFYLSPFDKFTPNPEDRDIYIQIKELFLNEGIVTQVVDYEKMVVNIENQYNFQFTLQNMALAIHAKLGGAPWKLAVTDKKELVIGVGAFTNQGENRRYIASAFSFQNNGLFRKFEYFDQSETDLLAGSICKAIRDFTSVAEADKVVIHFYKEMSYEELKPIIRGMHTLGLKIPLYILNINKTEAEDIIAYDLNWGKKLMPVSGTYIRISENQFLLFNNARYPNSQRYADTDGYPFPIKIKVSSPDEDAFEDADVVLELLTQVYQFSRLYWKSLRQQNVPITIKYPEMVAQIAPRFNNGVPDDAKDALWFL from the coding sequence ATGCAAGAACACCTCAAAACGAACATACTCAACTTTAAATGGCCTAATAGTGCGCCTACTATTTATTTAACTTTAGAGGATATGGAAGGTAGCCATCCCATCCATAATTCTAAATTTTCAAGGCAGATTAAAGAGGTGTTTCCAGATGCAGACTTATCTAACACAGAACAAATATTTACAACATTTACAACGGTAATACCAGATGCACCAAGTATTAAACTAAATTTAGTAGATGGTAGAGAATTAAGAATATACAAGCAATTCCTTAAACACCAATTAAGAAGCTATTTTAAATCTAAAGACTATATAGTAGTAAAAAACTTCGTTGGTGATGTACAAGTGTGGATGCCTTCCAAAAAAGGAAATACAGCAGACTATAACCTCTACTATAAATTTTCATTTAAAATACAGTTTGCAAAACTCACAGACCTACCAGAGTTAATTGTTTCATACGATGGTACTTCAAAAGTCCTTACAACTTCGGTTAAGGATATAGAGGAATCAGAGTTAATAAAGCGTTGTGTATATGGTCAAAAAACGTTCAATTACCAAATGGACCTCGACACAGAGGAAAAACAAGAATTTTACAATGCTATTCAGTTTGACCAAGCATTCCCAATTTTTAGTTTACCATTAGCACGAGCATTAAACATACCTATTGAAGAACCTGTAAGACCAATTAATAAATACCAAAAGTACGTAGCACTTATTAATAATTTTGCAACCAACTATCTGTTTACAGAAGATTTTAAAGCCATATTTCCTTTTAAGACTTATGCATTTATTGATGTGCCACTTAATCGTATCAATCACATTGACCCACAAGTAGGATTATTAGAATTTGATAAAGACCAATACGGTAACAAGAAAACCCATTTAGTGCCTAAATTGGCAATGAATAATCTTAATCCTTATAAGAGACCAAACAACCAAAACATTAAGTTTTTCTTTGTGTACCATACGTCTCATAAAGAAGCAATTAAAACCTTTTACAATAACCTTAAAACTGGCGTTACTGCGGATAAAAAGTATTTTAAAGGGATTGAGGCTTATGTAAACATTAAGGCTTCAACGTCTAAAGAACATTTTATTGAGTTTACCAATGAAAGCGACCCAATTCCAGAAATAGTTGAAAAGTTAGAGAGCTTAACCTTCGACCACGATAATGTACGTTATGCAGCGTTCTATTTAAGTCCTTTCGATAAATTCACACCAAATCCCGAAGACCGAGACATCTATATTCAAATCAAAGAATTGTTTTTAAATGAAGGCATTGTTACGCAGGTTGTGGATTATGAAAAAATGGTAGTAAATATCGAGAATCAATACAACTTCCAATTCACATTACAAAATATGGCATTAGCTATTCACGCTAAATTAGGTGGTGCACCTTGGAAACTCGCAGTAACCGATAAAAAAGAATTAGTAATTGGTGTTGGTGCTTTTACCAATCAAGGCGAAAACAGACGGTATATAGCAAGTGCCTTTAGTTTTCAAAACAATGGTTTATTTAGAAAGTTCGAATATTTTGACCAAAGCGAAACAGACCTATTGGCAGGAAGTATATGTAAAGCCATTAGAGATTTTACATCGGTTGCTGAAGCAGATAAAGTAGTCATTCACTTTTATAAGGAAATGAGCTACGAGGAACTAAAACCTATTATAAGAGGGATGCATACATTAGGGTTGAAAATTCCTCTTTACATTTTAAATATCAATAAAACAGAAGCAGAAGATATTATTGCTTACGACCTCAATTGGGGTAAAAAGTTAATGCCTGTAAGTGGCACATACATACGTATTAGCGAAAATCAATTCCTACTGTTTAATAATGCACGTTATCCTAATTCACAGCGATATGCAGATACAGATGGTTATCCGTTTCCAATAAAAATTAAGGTAAGCAGTCCAGATGAAGATGCTTTTGAAGATGCAGACGTGGTTTTAGAGTTATTAACACAGGTATATCAATTTAGCAGATTATATTGGAAATCCTTACGCCAACAAAATGTACCTATCACCATAAAATACCCAGAAATGGTAGCACAAATAGCACCACGATTTAATAATGGTGTTCCAGACGATGCTAAAGATGCGTTATGGTTTTTGTAA
- a CDS encoding CusA/CzcA family heavy metal efflux RND transporter, producing MINRIIDFSINNKFIIGLFTLTLIGVGIWSMATVNLGSVPDITNNQVQVITQSPNLGTEDIEQFVTYPVELSMGNLPGVTEIRSISRFGLSVVTIVFEDDMGTYLPRQLVQEKLNELGESIPEKFGSPSMGPISTGLGQIYEYTIKPEEGFENKYSPMELRTVQDWVIKRQLTLLEGVVEVNSYGGSIKQYEVAVNPDKLNSLGISISQVYEALARNNVNTGGAYIEKNKMSNFIRGEGLIRSLEDIKDISIINEGNIPVTIGDVATRVHFGNQVRYGAFTQDGKEAVGGIIMMLKGSNPNAVIQNVKNRMAEIEKSLPEGLTIAPIIDRSELIARTTDTVKTNLLEGALIVIFALVLLLGSLRGGIITATTIPLSLLFAFILMKQFNVWANLMSLGAIDFGIIIDGAVIIIEGTVYEIQKRIRSGKLKFNQGVMDKVAYEAGSTMMGSAFFGQIIILIVFTPILFLTGVEGKMFKPMAYTFGFAMIGAIILCLTYVPMMAALFMKPVQNTKNWFGRFERWLEKISDKIIGAIHSAYMPLLKGALKLKLIVLSAAAVLLLIAGFIFSNMGGEFVPQLDEGDLAMQALIRPGSSLSESIEVSKKIETILLESFPEIKTVTARIGVADIPTDPMPMDIADMYIILNKDMDEWTTASTKEGLIDAIRDKLDDELVGVNLVFTQPVELRFNELLEGVREDIAVKLYGEDLDVLSQKVQEMAAIIQTVPGAGDVSAERTAGLPQMTVKYKRDKMAQYGLDIQKVNDYISTAFAGGTAGVIFEGEKRFDLVVRFDESHRKSIDDLRNMYIDLKDGNQIPIIEIAEIEYVPGPMQISRDNTYRRTYVGVNARGRDVESVVKDIQQKLDEELDLPSGYYITYGGEFENLQSAKDRLIIVVPIALFLIFILLYFALKSFSQSLMIYIAIPLAAIGGVFALWLRDMPFSISAGVGFIVLFGVAVLNGLVLINRFNSLKEEGVISIKDRIFQGTKERIRPIMLTATTDIFGFLPMAFSTSAGAEVQQPLATVVIGGMLTATLLTLIVLPVLYTFIEKRRERKDQNKIGSFNPQALATILILGFMLGGTAFAPAQSAVEGKGQQTQAPVPDLIVQDSITPITLSRAVEIAKENYPALKASQLEIERQNALKGIAYDFGNTQVFTGGEEVADGQGIYTLIGIGQQNIDLLGIGAKKRLQQQRIELAQTAFDLSEIQIEREVKKAWSEAFQAKKKFVLYRELDSIYVQFAQSVELNYEVEAISRLEYAAARNQALQINNKFQQAETDYFIALQKLNLWLTPDTMYGVTDELGATEISILETDDTLNDHPELSLSRKRIDEAQASYDAARANLLPQFNLQGGLQRVNGDSGFYTYQAGISIPLFSGPVRSRAKAAKLDAQIAETNAIFKQRELKSQFVQSQQNYARWRDTWFFYKTEALPLAIDQRKGALLAYKEGALDYAAFTQIIRDAIQTEMDALDALDNYLEALFDLQYFQN from the coding sequence ATGATTAACAGAATCATTGATTTTTCAATCAATAACAAATTCATCATTGGTCTGTTCACGTTGACTCTTATAGGAGTTGGCATTTGGTCAATGGCAACAGTAAACCTTGGGTCTGTCCCAGATATTACCAATAATCAGGTGCAGGTCATCACGCAATCGCCCAATCTGGGAACGGAAGATATTGAACAGTTCGTAACCTATCCCGTAGAACTATCTATGGGTAATTTACCAGGCGTTACAGAAATAAGATCTATCTCACGCTTTGGCCTTTCCGTAGTTACTATCGTTTTTGAAGACGATATGGGAACCTATCTTCCTCGACAGCTGGTACAGGAAAAACTAAACGAACTGGGCGAATCTATCCCTGAAAAATTTGGAAGTCCATCTATGGGTCCCATCTCTACTGGTTTAGGTCAAATCTATGAATACACTATAAAGCCAGAGGAGGGTTTTGAAAACAAGTATTCGCCTATGGAACTGCGCACCGTGCAAGATTGGGTTATCAAACGACAACTCACATTACTTGAAGGCGTGGTAGAGGTCAACTCTTATGGAGGCAGTATTAAACAGTATGAGGTCGCTGTCAACCCAGATAAGTTGAATAGTTTGGGTATTAGTATTTCACAAGTGTATGAGGCTCTCGCTCGGAACAATGTGAATACAGGCGGTGCTTACATAGAAAAAAATAAAATGTCAAATTTCATAAGAGGTGAAGGTCTTATTCGCTCTTTGGAAGACATTAAAGATATTTCGATTATTAACGAGGGCAACATTCCCGTAACTATTGGAGATGTTGCAACACGCGTCCATTTTGGGAATCAGGTACGTTATGGTGCTTTTACGCAAGACGGTAAGGAAGCCGTGGGAGGAATAATAATGATGCTAAAAGGTTCAAACCCTAATGCGGTTATTCAAAATGTTAAGAATCGTATGGCAGAAATTGAAAAATCCCTGCCAGAAGGTCTCACTATCGCCCCTATCATTGATCGTAGTGAGCTAATTGCCAGAACGACCGATACCGTTAAAACCAATTTACTGGAAGGCGCCCTAATCGTGATATTTGCCCTTGTTTTATTGTTGGGTAGTTTAAGAGGTGGCATCATAACGGCCACGACCATACCGTTGTCCTTGCTTTTTGCCTTTATATTAATGAAGCAATTTAATGTATGGGCAAACTTAATGAGCTTGGGAGCTATTGATTTTGGGATTATCATAGATGGTGCGGTAATTATTATAGAAGGAACGGTTTATGAGATCCAAAAACGGATTAGGTCTGGCAAGCTAAAATTCAATCAAGGCGTGATGGATAAAGTGGCTTATGAAGCAGGAAGCACGATGATGGGTTCCGCTTTTTTTGGACAGATAATTATCCTCATCGTTTTTACGCCTATACTTTTTCTAACTGGTGTAGAAGGTAAAATGTTTAAACCTATGGCATACACCTTTGGGTTTGCAATGATAGGTGCCATCATCTTGTGTCTCACGTATGTGCCTATGATGGCAGCGCTTTTTATGAAACCAGTACAAAATACCAAAAACTGGTTCGGCAGGTTTGAGCGCTGGCTCGAAAAAATAAGTGATAAAATTATAGGTGCTATTCATAGTGCATATATGCCATTATTAAAGGGAGCCCTTAAACTAAAACTTATTGTTTTATCAGCTGCTGCCGTATTACTTCTTATTGCTGGTTTTATCTTTTCTAATATGGGTGGAGAATTTGTGCCCCAGCTTGATGAAGGAGATCTAGCAATGCAAGCGCTCATTAGACCAGGAAGTTCATTATCCGAATCTATTGAAGTTTCCAAGAAAATAGAAACTATCCTATTAGAAAGTTTCCCTGAAATCAAGACGGTAACTGCTCGTATAGGTGTTGCAGATATTCCTACCGATCCTATGCCTATGGATATTGCAGATATGTACATCATCCTAAACAAGGATATGGACGAGTGGACAACAGCTTCTACTAAAGAAGGTTTGATAGATGCTATAAGAGATAAACTGGATGATGAACTCGTGGGTGTAAATTTAGTTTTTACCCAACCAGTAGAGTTACGATTTAACGAGCTGTTAGAAGGCGTAAGAGAAGATATTGCGGTAAAGCTGTATGGCGAAGATTTAGATGTGTTATCACAAAAGGTTCAGGAAATGGCAGCGATTATACAGACCGTTCCTGGCGCTGGTGATGTGAGTGCAGAACGAACTGCAGGATTACCACAGATGACCGTAAAATATAAGCGTGATAAAATGGCGCAATATGGACTGGATATTCAAAAAGTAAATGATTACATAAGTACCGCATTCGCTGGCGGAACCGCAGGAGTAATTTTTGAAGGCGAGAAACGATTTGATCTCGTGGTACGATTTGATGAAAGCCATAGAAAAAGTATCGATGACCTACGCAATATGTATATCGATCTTAAGGATGGCAATCAGATACCCATTATCGAAATAGCCGAAATTGAATACGTCCCTGGACCTATGCAAATTTCACGTGACAATACGTATAGAAGAACCTACGTAGGTGTAAATGCAAGAGGCAGGGATGTGGAGTCTGTAGTAAAAGATATTCAGCAAAAATTAGATGAAGAACTGGACTTGCCATCAGGCTATTATATTACCTATGGTGGCGAGTTTGAAAATCTACAAAGCGCAAAGGATCGTTTGATAATCGTTGTGCCCATCGCCCTGTTTTTAATATTTATACTGCTGTACTTTGCCTTAAAATCCTTTTCACAATCGCTAATGATTTACATAGCGATTCCCTTGGCGGCCATCGGTGGTGTGTTTGCCCTATGGTTGCGGGATATGCCATTTAGTATTTCGGCAGGTGTCGGCTTTATTGTGCTATTTGGTGTTGCAGTTCTTAACGGACTGGTACTTATAAACCGATTTAATTCCTTAAAAGAAGAAGGTGTGATAAGTATAAAGGATAGAATATTTCAAGGGACTAAAGAACGTATTCGTCCCATTATGCTCACGGCCACCACAGATATTTTTGGGTTTTTACCAATGGCATTTTCCACATCAGCCGGTGCAGAGGTGCAACAACCGCTCGCTACGGTAGTTATTGGTGGGATGCTTACGGCCACCCTACTCACGTTGATCGTACTTCCCGTGCTCTATACCTTTATAGAAAAGCGACGTGAGCGCAAAGACCAGAACAAGATTGGTTCGTTTAATCCGCAAGCATTGGCCACGATTTTAATACTTGGTTTTATGTTAGGTGGTACCGCTTTCGCGCCTGCCCAGAGCGCAGTCGAAGGGAAAGGGCAACAAACACAAGCACCTGTGCCAGACCTCATTGTTCAGGATAGCATTACACCCATTACCTTATCTCGGGCTGTAGAAATTGCTAAAGAGAATTATCCTGCGCTAAAAGCGAGCCAACTCGAAATAGAAAGACAGAACGCACTTAAGGGCATTGCTTACGACTTCGGTAATACCCAAGTTTTTACAGGTGGCGAAGAAGTGGCAGATGGTCAGGGCATTTATACATTGATAGGCATCGGGCAGCAGAATATTGATTTACTGGGAATAGGTGCTAAAAAACGTTTGCAACAACAACGTATTGAATTGGCACAAACCGCATTTGACCTTTCAGAAATCCAGATAGAACGGGAAGTTAAAAAAGCCTGGTCTGAAGCTTTTCAAGCGAAGAAGAAGTTTGTTTTGTACCGAGAACTGGACAGCATTTATGTGCAGTTTGCACAATCTGTAGAACTCAATTATGAAGTGGAAGCCATTTCAAGACTGGAATACGCCGCTGCGCGCAATCAAGCACTACAGATCAACAATAAGTTTCAGCAGGCAGAAACAGACTATTTTATAGCTCTGCAAAAACTCAACCTTTGGTTGACACCAGATACGATGTACGGCGTTACTGATGAATTGGGCGCTACTGAAATTTCAATTTTAGAGACTGATGATACATTGAATGATCATCCCGAGTTATCGCTTTCGCGAAAGCGTATAGATGAAGCACAAGCAAGTTATGATGCTGCTAGGGCAAATTTACTGCCCCAGTTTAATCTGCAAGGTGGTCTGCAACGTGTCAATGGTGATAGTGGTTTCTACACATATCAAGCAGGTATTTCCATACCGCTGTTTTCTGGACCAGTCCGTAGTCGTGCAAAAGCGGCAAAACTCGATGCACAGATTGCAGAAACCAATGCTATTTTCAAACAACGCGAGCTAAAATCGCAATTCGTACAGTCACAACAAAATTATGCACGATGGCGGGATACCTGGTTTTTCTATAAAACCGAAGCCTTGCCACTTGCCATAGACCAGCGCAAAGGTGCATTGCTGGCATACAAAGAAGGAGCGCTGGATTATGCAGCATTCACGCAAATAATACGTGATGCCATACAGACCGAAATGGATGCGCTGGACGCACTTGATAATTATTTAGAAGCCCTGTTTGATTTACAATATTTCCAAAACTAA
- a CDS encoding efflux RND transporter periplasmic adaptor subunit: protein MKTIKYIPIAAMLIAFTLTSCGDSKTEDGHDEATHSETEENHTEGEAEEVMLTAQQFEALQMEIDTLAQRNMSGYVEANGTLEVPPQNEANITALAGANVASIEVIEGDEVKKNQAVAYLSHPSIIQIQSDYLNAYSNSRFLKQEYERQKRLYEAGVASGMNFQKATADYQSSTAMVNGLEAQLRQYNINVNGVRNGTIYQRVALRSPIAGVVEKVFIKTGQYVEPQTNLMEIVDTDHVHADLMVFEKDVDKVKKGQKVRFSIQSRPGKELEAVIYSVSQTFEQDPKAVHVHAEIENKESGLIPGMYIKGKIEVDNQQTTALPKSAIVTEAGKDYVFTAQGEGDVWSFTPIEVTTGEKDGDWIAIRFFETPDPNTRFAFNNAYYLMGEMKKGETEHEH, encoded by the coding sequence ATGAAAACGATAAAATATATACCAATAGCCGCTATGCTAATAGCATTTACTTTAACCAGCTGTGGCGACTCAAAAACTGAAGATGGCCACGATGAAGCCACCCATTCTGAAACAGAAGAAAACCATACCGAAGGCGAAGCTGAAGAAGTAATGCTCACGGCACAGCAGTTTGAAGCTTTACAAATGGAAATTGATACACTCGCGCAACGCAATATGAGTGGTTATGTAGAAGCAAACGGTACGCTGGAAGTGCCACCGCAAAACGAAGCAAATATTACCGCGCTTGCAGGTGCAAATGTGGCATCCATAGAAGTAATAGAAGGCGACGAAGTCAAGAAAAATCAAGCAGTTGCTTATTTATCACATCCCAGCATCATCCAGATACAGAGTGATTACCTAAATGCATACAGCAACAGTCGCTTCTTAAAGCAAGAATATGAACGTCAAAAGAGGCTTTATGAAGCTGGTGTAGCATCTGGAATGAACTTTCAAAAAGCAACGGCAGACTATCAGTCATCTACCGCAATGGTAAACGGGCTGGAAGCACAATTGCGACAGTACAACATCAATGTGAATGGCGTGCGCAATGGCACTATCTACCAGCGTGTTGCGTTGCGCAGTCCCATTGCAGGTGTGGTAGAAAAGGTTTTCATAAAAACTGGTCAATATGTAGAACCACAGACCAATCTTATGGAAATAGTAGATACAGACCACGTACACGCAGATTTGATGGTTTTTGAAAAAGATGTGGACAAAGTGAAGAAGGGACAAAAGGTACGTTTCAGTATCCAATCGCGTCCAGGAAAAGAACTGGAAGCCGTAATTTATTCGGTTAGCCAGACCTTTGAACAAGACCCAAAAGCAGTGCACGTTCACGCTGAAATTGAGAATAAAGAAAGTGGTCTTATCCCTGGTATGTATATAAAAGGTAAAATTGAAGTTGATAACCAACAGACTACAGCACTACCTAAAAGTGCCATAGTTACAGAAGCTGGAAAGGACTATGTATTTACAGCGCAAGGAGAAGGCGATGTGTGGAGTTTTACACCAATAGAGGTTACAACCGGCGAGAAAGATGGCGACTGGATTGCCATACGCTTTTTTGAAACCCCAGATCCCAATACACGTTTTGCATTCAACAATGCCTATTACCTGATGGGAGAAATGAAAAAGGGAGAAACTGAACACGAACATTAA
- a CDS encoding cation diffusion facilitator family transporter, whose protein sequence is MDKTRRNNLKQARTLQIWNVVYDVIEVVVSLIAGFTANSSALIGWGLDSTIEVVSAGTLGWRLHGEIKGIDEEKVKRRQKITLNVIAISFTLICIFISYDSITKLINKETANWSTLGLIILLVSLVVNPILIYFKRKYGKKLDSPALLADAKDTFICLYQTVVVLIGLLLVNWLGWWWADPVAALLIVPYAAKEGYEAYNKAKNINYNTAQND, encoded by the coding sequence ATGGATAAGACAAGAAGAAATAATCTTAAACAAGCCAGAACGCTACAGATTTGGAACGTTGTTTATGATGTTATTGAAGTAGTGGTCTCGCTTATAGCAGGATTTACGGCCAATAGTTCAGCATTAATTGGTTGGGGATTAGACAGCACGATTGAAGTGGTAAGTGCGGGAACATTAGGCTGGCGACTGCACGGCGAGATTAAAGGTATCGATGAAGAAAAAGTAAAACGAAGACAAAAAATCACGTTAAACGTAATTGCAATTTCATTTACGCTCATCTGTATTTTCATTTCCTACGATTCCATTACAAAGCTTATAAATAAAGAAACCGCAAACTGGAGCACTTTGGGACTGATTATATTATTGGTTTCCCTCGTTGTAAACCCAATTCTAATATATTTCAAAAGAAAATATGGAAAGAAATTGGATAGCCCTGCCTTGTTGGCAGATGCCAAGGACACCTTTATTTGCCTGTACCAGACCGTGGTCGTACTTATAGGATTGCTATTAGTCAACTGGCTGGGCTGGTGGTGGGCAGATCCCGTTGCGGCATTACTTATCGTTCCGTACGCTGCAAAAGAAGGCTATGAAGCCTACAATAAAGCTAAAAATATCAATTATAACACCGCACAAAATGACTGA
- a CDS encoding Fur family transcriptional regulator: MTEIEKTLNDHNVRPTAMRILIYKYMADRDAAIALTDIQNAFAKADRTTLYRTLKTFEEKNVVHHIDDGTGISKYALCEEGCNCEIEQDLHLHFHCTNCDETVCLTELKIPHINLPDGYLAEDVNLVVTGICEKCSSNLL; this comes from the coding sequence ATGACTGAAATTGAAAAAACATTAAATGACCATAACGTGCGTCCCACCGCAATGCGCATCTTGATTTATAAGTATATGGCCGATAGGGATGCCGCCATCGCCCTGACTGATATTCAGAATGCTTTCGCAAAAGCGGATAGAACCACATTGTACCGAACCCTAAAAACGTTTGAAGAAAAAAACGTGGTGCATCACATAGATGACGGAACTGGAATCTCTAAATACGCACTTTGTGAAGAAGGCTGTAATTGTGAAATAGAACAGGATTTGCATTTACATTTTCATTGCACTAACTGTGACGAAACAGTTTGTTTAACGGAACTAAAAATCCCGCATATCAATTTGCCAGATGGATATTTGGCAGAGGATGTTAATCTCGTGGTTACGGGAATATGCGAAAAATGCAGCAGTAATTTACTTTAA
- a CDS encoding cation transporter encodes MKKSTFIITKMDCPSEEQMIRMKLESYAQVKHLDFDIPNRKLEVYHVDDVKAIKTSIASLKLGDSLEGTTEAEPPVMEDQIKQKRILWWVLGINFGFFVIEMTTGWISSSMGLVADSLDMLADSIVYALSLFAVGGAISRKKKVAKYSGYFQMALATLGFAEVLRRFFSNTETPLFQWMVIVSIFALAGNLISLWLINKAKSQEAHMQASAIFTSNDIIVNGGVIVAGVLVYFLNSKWPDLVIGGIVFTFVMRGALRILKLSK; translated from the coding sequence TTGAAAAAAAGCACTTTTATAATAACTAAAATGGACTGCCCTTCAGAAGAGCAGATGATTCGGATGAAGTTAGAGTCTTATGCTCAAGTAAAACACTTGGATTTTGATATTCCAAACAGAAAATTGGAAGTATATCACGTGGACGACGTCAAGGCGATAAAAACGTCTATAGCCAGCTTAAAACTTGGGGATTCCTTAGAAGGAACCACAGAAGCCGAACCACCCGTAATGGAAGACCAAATCAAACAAAAAAGAATCCTATGGTGGGTCTTGGGCATCAACTTTGGCTTTTTCGTTATCGAAATGACCACCGGTTGGATTTCTTCTTCGATGGGTCTTGTGGCAGACTCATTAGATATGCTGGCAGATTCCATCGTATATGCATTAAGCCTATTTGCGGTAGGCGGTGCCATTTCAAGAAAAAAGAAGGTTGCGAAATACAGCGGATACTTTCAGATGGCATTGGCAACACTTGGGTTTGCAGAGGTCTTGAGAAGGTTTTTTAGCAATACCGAAACACCCTTGTTTCAATGGATGGTTATCGTTTCAATTTTCGCATTGGCAGGTAATTTGATATCGCTCTGGCTCATCAACAAGGCAAAGAGTCAAGAGGCTCATATGCAGGCAAGTGCCATTTTTACATCCAATGATATTATTGTTAATGGTGGTGTTATAGTAGCTGGGGTGCTGGTTTATTTTCTGAATAGTAAATGGCCCGATTTAGTGATTGGCGGCATCGTTTTCACTTTTGTAATGCGCGGTGCATTGAGAATATTGAAATTATCGAAGTAG